From the genome of Monomorium pharaonis isolate MP-MQ-018 chromosome 1, ASM1337386v2, whole genome shotgun sequence:
tggagACAGAATtagaaatagaatttttaactatGAATTAAATTCCGGTGAAAATTTATCTCAgcttatatttacaaaatttttatacaggtttcagaatttatgcattaatttaattttatgacttttaaatcttgaattttttatacacaaattagaaacaaattggaatgttattttttaaaataactgagAAAATCTATcttttgttaaaacttttcatataatatgaattctgaaatattttaagatttttattttataatttctgaaaatcttataaaatgtgaaaaaaaatttaaaaaattatgagatagacattttcaatatttctgaagagttctattttataaaaaatttctgagaaaaattttaatcgggAAATGCCATACAAGTCACATaatcgaaattaaaataattctgttgAAACAATTTGGttgaatttaattgaaatatttatgttaactgaaaggaataaataattacagtgGATTGAACCCATGGCCGACGCTAGCGTAGATCAGTATACATTCCATGTGGAACCAGTAGAGGATGTTCCTCTAGTTTGCAGAAAAGTGAGGGAAGCGGGAATGAAGGTTGGCACacttctaataaaaattaataattattaaccgatacattttattgatgaaatcaattttaaaaatcaggtTGGTGTGGCACTCAAGCCAGGAACACCTGTGGATGTGGTGACAGACTATGCAGATCTAGCAGACATGATCCTAGTGATGACTGTAGAGCCTGGTTTCGGTGGGCAGAAGTTTATGGAACCGATGTTGAAGAAAGTAGCGTGGTTAAGGGAGAATTATCCTGAACTGAATATTGAAGTCGACGGCGGAGTTGGACCAGCTACAATTGAAGCTTGCGCAAAGGTATAACTAATCAAAATTACTACAATGCCTGGAAGAAAAAACCAAAAaagtaatgtttttataaacacataatttattactaattcaACAACAATCactattattttctacaatagTCGTctactaatttaattttttcgtttctttctcaaagaatttaatcagcaacaaaaaataagagaagagTGAGAGGATAGAAAGAATTTCCTCATCATATTTGTTCAGATTCATCTTTTTTGATTATATTCCTGGACATTTCTTATAAGCTTTGtagaaacaaataatgttcgaaatgttttatctatatttttcaaataaaaaaacgatttaACTGGTGAATTAAATggctattatattattgaataaataaattatagcatatttatattaattataaaaaatgacattactTTTTGGTTCctctaatacaaaaaattctattaaaaattgctggtgtaaaaaattattaatcgtttacacattgacattattttttaggCTGGCGCTAATATGATTGTATCTGGCACGGCTGTTATAAGTTCTGCCGATCAGGCTAAAGTAATAGCAACTCTTAGAGACACTGTAAATTGTTATTTGGGTCACAATCGTTCAACATAGCAACAACAATTGAGGATACTGTAAATGTACAAAGCATTCCtgcgataaattatataattttatatatacgaaaatatatatgtacaaagatctgtatttttaatacattgacaattaaaatttaagatgacttaaaaaaaaaaaaaactaaaatgtattttagttatttctATCATTCATGCTGCTATTTTTCTAAACTGTTTTTGATGATAATTTCTTTAGCTATTAATTTAGTTCTCAATTCAGCTAAACTCAGGAGAATTGCTTCTTCCGTCCTGATTGTCCGTGATCCCTGCTGTGGGCATGTGTTCACATATTTGTGAAAGACGAGAGATGGATCATCAACGTTTAAATATGGATCTACATCCAGGGCAGCCTCCAATCCTGCGAGACCTCCAAACACTATGAGACAATGGTGATATTCCAAGCTCTTCGTTTCTATTTCGTTGATCGACGTTCCCTTATCGGACGTACCGATCGTCAAGTCGTATCCTCCCTTGTATTGACAGCTCGTCAGCACTTCTGTCAAGTTTTTTGCCAATCTGACAGTGTAACCCCAATAAATACCAGTTTCTGCACGTGGCACGTTAGGTGATACAATGATAGCCTTCAGTTTCTTCCGATTTGGCTGTCCCGCTGGTATTTTTACCGTCACCCTCAGCCCAGGCATTAGTACTTTGTCTACATGGACCTCGTTCAACAGTCCCACATTTACTTGCGAGCCTCTGCCGACCTTTATGGGCTTATTGGTGACTATACCCTCCCGGTATAGACACTCGTCCTCCTGCCTTAGATGATGCGGTGCGTCCAGCGGGTTCAGCACGCCCGCGTACTGCAGGTCTTTGTGAAGCGGAAAGAAATACTTCCTCAGGTACTGCGGACACTCGAGATACTGCAGTATCCTGGCCAGCTGTAGACATCCGGCCCTACCCTCGCCCAGGACGTCGTCCCGTCTGACCTTGCGCTTTTCGTCCTCCGTGACCTCGCCCTTGTCGTCGAACACCACGATTTCGTCCACCTTGTAGATGCACGCGGCGCGCGCGATTTGTCCCGCCAAGTAGGTACGCAGCTCCGGGGACTGCGCGTTTTCGAGGATCGAGCCAGGTACCGCTATGCTTACGGTGCAAATGTTCTTTCGCTCGTTCCTCACATCATCTTCCACTACGTGCTTTTGCGCCTCGTTCTTCGACTCTTTCTCCAGCTCCTCCTTTCTGGCTTTCTTCGCCAATTTCTCTTCCCTCCATTGTTTCCGAAGCTCCTTCCGTTTACGGTTATGCTCTTTCCAATTCTTTAATTCGGGTGTCGCGGCCGACATTACTCtttcttcaaattttgcaCAATCGATGATCCGATTGCAAATTGTAATTCAAGCTATCAAGATAACCTAACctcaaaattatgtataaccAACAAGTGTGCAGTGTGTGCACGTGCACTCCGTGTCGGTAACTTCGATCTTCGCGTGAAGGGAGGTTCACGAGTTTCAAGTATAAACAATGGAAATTTCAAGCAAGgcaaatgaataaaaaaactaatttaatattgagtttacttaataaatttattatccattaaaaaatgaattgaaatttaaaacttaataaaacttagtttactaaatttgttaaaaatgtggttttatttatcttgtagcaaaaaaaaacgtgaaaaGACTTGATAAAATTGACAAACTTTTGAATGACAGGATGAAGATGTCGTGGAGAACATGGTCGTGGAGGTACATAATCATATCAGAACGTTTTACCATCATGCCAGGCCCCATGCAGTTGCCTACAGTCATCTGGAGTCCTATCAGCATATGTTGGCACGGCGAACAGTTAGTAAAACTCTCGATAgcgaataaaaa
Proteins encoded in this window:
- the LOC105836607 gene encoding putative methyltransferase C9orf114 homolog, with the translated sequence MSAATPELKNWKEHNRKRKELRKQWREEKLAKKARKEELEKESKNEAQKHVVEDDVRNERKNICTVSIAVPGSILENAQSPELRTYLAGQIARAACIYKVDEIVVFDDKGEVTEDEKRKVRRDDVLGEGRAGCLQLARILQYLECPQYLRKYFFPLHKDLQYAGVLNPLDAPHHLRQEDECLYREGIVTNKPIKVGRGSQVNVGLLNEVHVDKVLMPGLRVTVKIPAGQPNRKKLKAIIVSPNVPRAETGIYWGYTVRLAKNLTEVLTSCQYKGGYDLTIGTSDKGTSINEIETKSLEYHHCLIVFGGLAGLEAALDVDPYLNVDDPSLVFHKYVNTCPQQGSRTIRTEEAILLSLAELRTKLIAKEIIIKNSLEK
- the LOC105836608 gene encoding ribulose-phosphate 3-epimerase, with protein sequence MARSLSAKIGPSILNADLAQLHEESQKLLDNGADYLHLDVMDGHFVPNLSFGHPVVKCLRGKIKDAFFETHMMVSAPEKWIEPMADASVDQYTFHVEPVEDVPLVCRKVREAGMKVGVALKPGTPVDVVTDYADLADMILVMTVEPGFGGQKFMEPMLKKVAWLRENYPELNIEVDGGVGPATIEACAKAGANMIVSGTAVISSADQAKVIATLRDTVNCYLGHNRST